From the genome of Nicotiana sylvestris chromosome 2, ASM39365v2, whole genome shotgun sequence, one region includes:
- the LOC104248236 gene encoding floral homeotic protein AGAMOUS isoform X3, translated as MEFQSDLTREISPQRKLGRGKIEIKRIENTTNRQVTFCKRRNGLLKKAYELSVLCDAEVALIVFSSRGRLYEYANNSVKATIERYKKACSDSSNTGSISEANAQYYQQEASKLRAQIGNLQNQNRNMLGESLAALSLRDLKNLEQKIEKGISKIRSKKNELLFAEIEYMQKREIDLHNNNQYLRAKIAETERAQQQQQQMNLMPGSSSYELVPPPQQFDTRNYLQVNGLQTNNHYTRQDQPSLQLV; from the exons ATGGAATTCCAAAGTGATCTAACAAGAGAGATCTCTCCACAAAGGAAACTAGGAAGAGGAAAGATTGAGATCAAACGGATCGAAAACACAACGAATCGTCAAGTTACTTTCTGTAAGAGACGCAATGGTTTGCTCAAAAAGGCCTATGAATTATCTGTGCTCTGTGATGCTGAGGTTGCTTTGATTGTCTTCTCAAGCAGAGGCAGACTCTATGAGTATGCCAACAACAG TGTGAAAGCAACAATTGAGAGGTACAAGAAAGCTTGTTCAGATTCCTCAAACACTGGTTCAATTTCCGAGGCCAATGCTCAG TATTATCAGCAAGAAGCCTCCAAACTGCGCGCACAAATTGGAAATCTGCAGAATCAGAACAG GAACATGTTGGGTGAATCACTGGCTGCACTGAGCCTCAGAGATCTGAAGAATCTtgaacaaaaaattgaaaaaggcaTTAGCAAAATCAGATCCAAAAAG AATGAGCTGCTGTTTGCTGAAATTGAATATATGCAGAAGAGG GAAATTGATTTACACAACAACAATCAGTACCTGAGAGCAAAG ATTGCTGAAACTGAGAGAgctcagcagcagcagcagcagatgAACTTGATGCCAGGGAGTTCAAGCTATGAGCTTGTGCCTCCACCTCAGCAATTTGATACTCGAAACTATTTACAAGTTAATGGCTTGCAAACCAACAACCATTACACTAGACAAGACCAACCATCTCTTCAACTAGT CTAA
- the LOC104248236 gene encoding floral homeotic protein AGAMOUS isoform X1: MEFQSDLTREISPQRKLGRGKIEIKRIENTTNRQVTFCKRRNGLLKKAYELSVLCDAEVALIVFSSRGRLYEYANNSVKATIERYKKACSDSSNTGSISEANAQYYQQEASKLRAQIGNLQNQNRNMLGESLAALSLRDLKNLEQKIEKGISKIRSKKNELLFAEIEYMQKRQEIDLHNNNQYLRAKIAETERAQQQQQQMNLMPGSSSYELVPPPQQFDTRNYLQVNGLQTNNHYTRQDQPSLQLV, translated from the exons ATGGAATTCCAAAGTGATCTAACAAGAGAGATCTCTCCACAAAGGAAACTAGGAAGAGGAAAGATTGAGATCAAACGGATCGAAAACACAACGAATCGTCAAGTTACTTTCTGTAAGAGACGCAATGGTTTGCTCAAAAAGGCCTATGAATTATCTGTGCTCTGTGATGCTGAGGTTGCTTTGATTGTCTTCTCAAGCAGAGGCAGACTCTATGAGTATGCCAACAACAG TGTGAAAGCAACAATTGAGAGGTACAAGAAAGCTTGTTCAGATTCCTCAAACACTGGTTCAATTTCCGAGGCCAATGCTCAG TATTATCAGCAAGAAGCCTCCAAACTGCGCGCACAAATTGGAAATCTGCAGAATCAGAACAG GAACATGTTGGGTGAATCACTGGCTGCACTGAGCCTCAGAGATCTGAAGAATCTtgaacaaaaaattgaaaaaggcaTTAGCAAAATCAGATCCAAAAAG AATGAGCTGCTGTTTGCTGAAATTGAATATATGCAGAAGAGG CAGGAAATTGATTTACACAACAACAATCAGTACCTGAGAGCAAAG ATTGCTGAAACTGAGAGAgctcagcagcagcagcagcagatgAACTTGATGCCAGGGAGTTCAAGCTATGAGCTTGTGCCTCCACCTCAGCAATTTGATACTCGAAACTATTTACAAGTTAATGGCTTGCAAACCAACAACCATTACACTAGACAAGACCAACCATCTCTTCAACTAGT CTAA
- the LOC104248236 gene encoding floral homeotic protein AGAMOUS isoform X2, protein MEFQSDLTREISPQRKLGRGKIEIKRIENTTNRQVTFCKRRNGLLKKAYELSVLCDAEVALIVFSSRGRLYEYANNSVKATIERYKKACSDSSNTGSISEANAQYYQQEASKLRAQIGNLQNQNRNMLGESLAALSLRDLKNLEQKIEKGISKIRSKKNELLFAEIEYMQKRQEIDLHNNNQYLRAKIAETERAQQQQQQMNLMPGSSSYELVPPPQQFDTRNYLQVNGLQTNNHYTRQDQPSLQLV, encoded by the exons ATGGAATTCCAAAGTGATCTAACAAGAGAGATCTCTCCACAAAGGAAACTAGGAAGAGGAAAGATTGAGATCAAACGGATCGAAAACACAACGAATCGTCAAGTTACTTTCTGTAAGAGACGCAATGGTTTGCTCAAAAAGGCCTATGAATTATCTGTGCTCTGTGATGCTGAGGTTGCTTTGATTGTCTTCTCAAGCAGAGGCAGACTCTATGAGTATGCCAACAACAG TGTGAAAGCAACAATTGAGAGGTACAAGAAAGCTTGTTCAGATTCCTCAAACACTGGTTCAATTTCCGAGGCCAATGCTCAG TATTATCAGCAAGAAGCCTCCAAACTGCGCGCACAAATTGGAAATCTGCAGAATCAGAACAG GAACATGTTGGGTGAATCACTGGCTGCACTGAGCCTCAGAGATCTGAAGAATCTtgaacaaaaaattgaaaaaggcaTTAGCAAAATCAGATCCAAAAAG AATGAGCTGCTGTTTGCTGAAATTGAATATATGCAGAAGAGG CAGGAAATTGATTTACACAACAACAATCAGTACCTGAGAGCAAAG ATTGCTGAAACTGAGAGAgctcagcagcagcagcagcagatgAACTTGATGCCAGGGAGTTCAAGCTATGAGCTTGTGCCTCCACCTCAGCAATTTGATACTCGAAACTATTTACAAGTTAATGGCTTGCAAACCAACAACCATTACACTAGACAAGACCAACCATCTCTTCAACTAGTGTGA